A single Montipora foliosa isolate CH-2021 chromosome 7, ASM3666993v2, whole genome shotgun sequence DNA region contains:
- the LOC138011156 gene encoding uncharacterized protein — protein MVSRIIIDELECLEERTKLELQPITFQGHIPSTSSATVSSDTVCSDVSPGTSLEQSPRPVATSPTTVSFNIPSFDTVSSDVLCETVSCDLECTHTSSNLTSPAETCNSKTEYNKRERRCGIMVNAGMQFPLDVAQEIFSEHSYCSFQVLKEQDSSDEALQIAPLHATLAEEAEVSDELNFSPPAYQEIEIVSIDSDELNFCPPSPEIKSSSQTSTAPSVDENEECFNTSGAKRILLVYEDNLRELFQFCPKCGSSVNTEEIEEGENEGTQYSVKINCLNGCTFTWQSQPSIPGVKGEGNLALCAGLFFSGIQFAKFQQFASAINLKSIGADCYYTLRKKYVFPVIDSYWQTEQNRVFNSLKDRGEPVTLAGDGRCDSPGHSAKYGTYTMLDVKSNKIVDFKVVSVCEVKNSNAMEKKGFIGTLNTIEEAGVDVAGVSTDSHPQIKKYMREEQKDKKHHIDPWHFCKNVQKKLRTSSKKKGCEKLGQWVPSITNHFWWSIETCQGDAENLKERWLSITNHVVNRHDFPSNKVFKKCQHDALDEGMRRKKWLTPGSPPHNELLKIVHDTRLLKTLPHLTDCVRTTALEAYHSLYLKHLPKHTHYSHKVMEEATKLVALDHNNNASRQQAQIQSGEREGELRFKLAWSKVKKRYDADPVLEAKDYSYLQEMLCGAIQQTESASKVTSHKEGGQRPSVTCKPSDTRHIMAPLQRPPRQDVIKERISLSRFKSKKDDL, from the exons ATGGTGTCCCGAATT ATTATAGATGAGCTTGAGTGTTTGGAAGAAAGGACCAAGTTGGAGCTTCAACCTATCACTTTTCAAGGGCATATTCCTAGTACAAGTTCAGCAACTGTTTCCTCTGACACTGTTTGTTCTGATGTTTCACCTGGGACTTCTCTAGAGCAAAGCCCAAGACCTGTAGCCACAAGTCCAACAACTGTTTCCTTTAACATTCCTTCTTTTGACACTGTTTCTTCTGATGTTTTATGTGAAACTGTTTCTTGTGACTTGGAATGCACACACACCAGTTCTAATTTAACAAGCCCAGCTGAAACATGTAATTCAAAGACCGAGTATAATAAACGTGAACGTCGTTGTGGGATCATGGTCAATGCAGGCATGCAGTTTCCATTAGATGTTGCCCAGGAAATATTCAGTGAACATTCCTACTGTTCCTTTCAAGTTTTAAAGGAACAAGACAGCAGCGACGAGGCTTTACAAATTGCTCCCTTACATGCAACCCTAGCTGAAGAAGCAGAAGTCTCTGATGAGCTTAATTTTTCTCCACCAGCCTACCAAGAAATTGAAATTGTCTCTATTGATTCTGATGAGCTTAATTTCTGCCCACCATCCCCAGAAATTAAAAGT TCCTCTCAAACAAGTACAGCACCAAGTGTAGATGAAAATGAGGAATGCTTCAATACTTCTGGTGCTAAAAGAATTTTGCTTGTTTATGAAGACAATCTTAGAGAATTATTCCAATTCTGTCCAAAATGTGGTTCTTCAGTGAACACAGAGGAGATTGAGGAAGGAGAAAATGAAGGGACCCAGTACtctgtcaaaataaattgcttGAATGGTTGTACCTTTACCTGGCAATCACAGCCTTCCATCCCGGGAGTGAAAGGTGAAGGAAATTTAGCACTATGTGCTGGTTTATTTTTCAGTGGAATTCaatttgccaaatttcagcAGTTTGCTTCTGCAATAAATTTAAAGTCTATTGGAGCTGATTGCTACTATACCTTGAGGAAAAAATATGTCTTCCCTGTCATTGACAGTTACTGGCAGACTGAACAAAACAGGGTATTTAACAGTCTAAAAGACAGGGGGGAGCCAGTGACACTAGCCGGCGATGGGCGCTGTGACTCTCCAGGTCACAGTGCTAAGTATGGGACTTATACCATGTTAGATgtcaaaagtaacaagattgtGGACTTCAAAGTTGTGTCAGTATGCGAGGTTAAAAACTCAAATGCCATGGAAAAGAAAGGTTTTATAGGAACACTCAACACCATTGAGGAGGCTGGGGTAGATGTGGCAGGGGTTTCAACTGATTCCCATCCCCAAATTAAGAAATACATGAGGGAGgaacaaaaagataaaaaacatCATATTGATCCATGGCATTTCTGCAAGAACGTCCAAAAAAAACTGAGGACATCCTCAAAAAAGAAGGGTTGTGAAAAGTTGGGCCAATGGGTTCCTTCAATTACAAATCACTTTTGGTGGAGTATAGAGACTTGCCAGGGTGATGCAGAAAACCTGAAGGAGAGATGGTTGTCAATAACAAACCATGTAGTAAATAGACATGACTTTCCAAGCAACAAAGTGTTCAAAAAATGTCAGCATGATGCTCTTGATGAAGGCATGCGACGAAAAAAGTGGCTCACTCCAGGTTCTCCACCACATAATGAACTGCTAAAAATTGTTCACGACACAAGGCTGCTGAAGACTCTTCCTCATCTCACTGACTGTGTACGTACCACAGCACTTGAAGCATACCATTCCCTTTACCTCAAACACCTTCCCAAACACACACACTATTCCCACAAGGTGATGGAGGAAGCAACCAAGCTTGTTGCTCTTGATCATAATAACAATGCCTCGAGGCAACAG GCACAAATCCAAAGTGGTGAAAGGGAGGGGGAGCTCCGATTTAAACTTGCCTGGAGCAAGGTAAAAAAGAGATATGACGCTGATCCTGTGCTGGAGGCAAAAGACTACAGCTACCTCCAGGAAATGCTGTGTGGTGCCATTCAGCAAACTGAGTCAGCAAGCAAAGTTACATCCCACAAAGAGGGTGGACAGCGTCCAAGTGTCACATGCAAACCAAGTGACACTAGACACATCATGGCACCTCTCCAAAGACCCCCCAGACAAGATGTAATCAAAGAGAGAATTAGCCTTTCTagatttaaaagtaaaaaagatgACTTGTAA